Proteins encoded together in one Paracidovorax wautersii window:
- a CDS encoding ABC transporter ATP-binding protein — MSMLQVDNVSRLFGGFKAVDDVSLQLAEREVLGIAGTNGAGKSTLFAAIAGQQPADAGRIRFAGQDITRLPPHRRAHLGLVRTFQIPREFKSLTVHENLMAAAANPQGERLVNAFFQTRSLREHEAQLAAKADGILAFLNLARVRDVPAGGLSGGQKKLVELGRVLMLDPRCILLDEPFAGVNPVLIDEICDRVRELQGRGIAFIVIEHHLQALKALSHRMIVMDRGRILAEGDPHTVLDDPRVQEAYMGGVV, encoded by the coding sequence ATGAGCATGCTGCAAGTGGACAACGTGAGCCGCCTCTTCGGCGGCTTCAAGGCGGTGGACGACGTGTCGCTGCAACTGGCCGAGCGCGAGGTGCTGGGCATCGCCGGCACCAACGGCGCGGGCAAGAGCACCCTGTTTGCCGCCATCGCGGGACAGCAGCCGGCCGACGCCGGCCGCATCCGATTCGCCGGGCAGGACATCACCCGCCTGCCGCCCCACCGCCGTGCCCACCTGGGTCTGGTGCGCACCTTCCAGATTCCGCGCGAATTCAAGAGCCTGACGGTGCACGAGAACCTGATGGCCGCCGCCGCCAACCCGCAGGGAGAACGCCTCGTCAACGCCTTCTTCCAGACGCGCAGCCTGCGCGAACACGAGGCGCAGCTGGCGGCCAAGGCCGATGGCATCCTGGCCTTTTTGAACCTGGCGCGCGTGCGCGACGTGCCGGCCGGGGGCCTGTCGGGCGGGCAGAAGAAACTCGTGGAGCTGGGCCGCGTGCTCATGCTGGACCCGCGCTGCATCCTGCTCGACGAACCCTTCGCCGGGGTCAACCCGGTGCTGATTGACGAGATCTGCGACCGTGTGCGCGAACTGCAGGGCCGCGGCATCGCTTTCATCGTCATCGAGCACCATCTGCAGGCGCTCAAGGCGCTGTCGCACCGCATGATCGTGATGGACCGGGGCCGCATCCTGGCCGAGGGCGACCCGCACACCGTGCTGGACGACCCGCGCGTGCAGGAAGCCTACATGGGAGGGGTGGTATGA
- a CDS encoding LysR substrate-binding domain-containing protein, whose amino-acid sequence MRRLCPTISELNAFHSAAKHQAFTMAARELCVTQSAISRHIASLEDYLGQKLFIRKASGLELTDAGATYLNATRPAMAALESATTQLMSYGGSGGALNLSVPPTFAAQWLFPRLGHFKRTLPQVSLNFVRYQHAHDFAVPYEFDAAIQYGYGNWPSANARYLIGKETSIVCSPQLQAALPLRTPADLQHATLLQHIEVPLAWHDWMVANGCDTSGSRFGPGFNLYSLIIRAAVSGFGVGIVPTCLVEDELQAGTLVEPLGERFESPLGYYLCAPTARTNLSVYKLVGAWLEHCCSHAEVAQGGTATGEPAAPCIFCENGPKTT is encoded by the coding sequence ATGCGACGCCTGTGCCCCACCATCTCGGAACTGAACGCCTTCCACTCGGCCGCAAAGCACCAGGCCTTCACGATGGCGGCGCGCGAGCTGTGCGTGACGCAGAGCGCCATCAGCCGCCACATCGCATCGCTGGAAGACTACCTGGGCCAGAAGCTCTTCATCCGCAAGGCGAGCGGCCTGGAGCTGACCGATGCCGGCGCCACCTACCTGAACGCCACGCGGCCGGCCATGGCGGCGCTGGAATCGGCCACCACGCAGCTCATGTCGTACGGCGGCAGCGGCGGCGCGCTCAACCTCTCGGTGCCGCCCACCTTCGCGGCGCAGTGGCTGTTTCCGCGCCTGGGGCACTTCAAGCGCACGCTGCCGCAGGTGTCGCTGAACTTCGTGCGCTACCAGCACGCGCACGACTTCGCGGTGCCGTATGAATTCGACGCCGCCATCCAGTACGGCTACGGCAACTGGCCCAGCGCCAACGCGCGCTACCTGATCGGCAAGGAAACCAGCATCGTCTGCAGCCCGCAGCTGCAGGCCGCCCTGCCCCTGCGCACACCTGCCGACCTGCAGCACGCGACGCTGCTGCAGCACATCGAGGTGCCGCTCGCCTGGCACGACTGGATGGTGGCCAACGGCTGCGACACCAGCGGCAGCCGCTTCGGGCCGGGCTTCAACCTGTATTCGCTCATCATCCGCGCGGCCGTATCGGGCTTCGGCGTGGGCATCGTGCCGACCTGCTTGGTGGAGGACGAGCTGCAGGCCGGCACCCTGGTGGAGCCACTGGGTGAGCGTTTCGAAAGCCCTCTGGGTTACTACCTCTGCGCGCCTACGGCCCGCACCAACCTGTCGGTGTACAAGCTGGTGGGGGCCTGGCTGGAGCACTGCTGCAGCCATGCTGAGGTCGCGCAGGGCGGGACGGCCACAGGGGAGCCGGCCGCCCCCTGCATCTTCTGCGAAAACGGACCCAAGACGACCTGA
- a CDS encoding branched-chain amino acid ABC transporter permease → MTWIDFANLLINGLIEGLVVALPALAMTLVMGVNRFPNAATGDLMTTGAYAAVAVQLLGGAPLWLAAIASVVVTALVSAGSYQLIFRKLAGRPMVASMLAAIGLGFLLRSLISFFAGHDQRTFDMPLVRAWNFGGLRILPIDVLIAAIAAGCLAVVFVLIYRTSFGRQLRAVADSADLARASGIRAGGLMLSLWLLVGALSSIGGVLLGMKAIVMPEMGWESLIPAFAAMVLGGIGSPVGAVLGALVLCVVQELSVPLLGPSYKLVLSFVVLALVLLLRPAGIMGRVQLVR, encoded by the coding sequence ATGACCTGGATCGATTTCGCAAACCTCCTGATCAATGGATTGATCGAAGGCCTGGTGGTGGCCCTGCCTGCCTTGGCCATGACCCTGGTGATGGGCGTCAACCGCTTTCCCAACGCCGCCACAGGCGACCTGATGACGACCGGCGCCTATGCCGCCGTGGCGGTGCAGCTGCTGGGCGGCGCGCCGCTGTGGCTGGCCGCCATCGCCAGCGTGGTGGTGACGGCGCTGGTGTCGGCGGGCTCCTACCAGCTGATCTTCCGCAAGCTGGCGGGGCGGCCGATGGTGGCCTCCATGCTGGCCGCCATCGGCCTGGGCTTTCTGCTGCGCAGCCTGATCTCGTTCTTCGCCGGCCACGACCAGCGCACCTTCGACATGCCGCTGGTGCGCGCCTGGAACTTCGGCGGCCTGCGCATCCTGCCCATCGACGTGCTGATCGCGGCCATCGCCGCTGGCTGCCTGGCGGTCGTGTTCGTGCTCATCTATCGCACCAGCTTCGGCCGCCAGCTGCGCGCCGTGGCCGACAGCGCCGATCTGGCGCGGGCCAGCGGCATCCGCGCGGGCGGGCTGATGCTGAGCCTGTGGCTGCTGGTGGGCGCGCTTTCGTCCATCGGCGGGGTGCTGCTCGGCATGAAGGCCATCGTCATGCCCGAGATGGGGTGGGAGAGCCTGATCCCCGCGTTCGCCGCCATGGTGCTGGGCGGCATCGGCAGCCCGGTGGGCGCCGTGCTGGGGGCGCTGGTGCTCTGCGTGGTGCAAGAGCTGTCGGTGCCGCTGCTGGGGCCCTCTTACAAGCTCGTGCTGTCGTTCGTGGTGCTGGCGCTGGTGCTGCTGCTGCGCCCCGCCGGCATCATGGGCCGCGTGCAGCTGGTGCGCTGA
- a CDS encoding amidohydrolase family protein codes for MTTLLIDNCRVLDVHALTVRTGLSVLVQDGRIAAVGENLAAGEGATRIDARGMTLMPGMIDCHVHVVASSFNLGTVAKMPNVFTMLRSLPIMQGMLGRGFTSVRDAGGADWSLAEAVRTGLVQGPRIFPSGKALSQTGGHADFRQRNDDLDVCSCAYKLGNIGRVVDGVDACRLAVREEMLKGATQIKVMASGGVASPNDPIQNLGYSEAELRAIVEEADNASTYVMAHAYTPRAIARAVRCGVRTIEHGNLVDAPTAEMMAEKGAFMVPTLVTYEGLATEGERYGLPAVSIAKIDTVRGQGKKAVEILARAGVKMGLGSDLLAETHYLQSDELRLRAQILGNGPVLQQATLIGAEILNQQGQLGEITAGAIADLLLVDGDPLADISCLLGQGERIRAIVKDGAFVKNTL; via the coding sequence ATGACCACTTTGCTGATCGATAACTGCCGCGTGCTCGACGTGCATGCGCTCACCGTGCGCACCGGGCTATCCGTTCTGGTGCAGGACGGGCGCATCGCCGCCGTGGGCGAGAACCTGGCGGCAGGCGAGGGCGCCACGCGCATCGACGCGCGCGGCATGACGCTCATGCCCGGCATGATCGACTGCCACGTGCACGTGGTGGCGTCGTCGTTCAACCTGGGCACCGTGGCCAAGATGCCCAACGTCTTCACCATGCTGCGGTCGCTGCCGATCATGCAGGGCATGCTCGGCCGCGGCTTCACGTCCGTGCGGGACGCGGGCGGTGCGGACTGGTCGCTCGCCGAAGCCGTGCGCACGGGGCTGGTGCAGGGCCCGCGCATCTTCCCCTCGGGCAAGGCGCTGTCGCAGACCGGCGGGCACGCGGACTTCCGCCAGCGCAACGACGACCTGGACGTCTGTTCCTGCGCCTACAAGCTGGGCAACATCGGCCGCGTGGTCGATGGCGTCGATGCCTGCCGCCTGGCCGTACGGGAAGAGATGCTCAAGGGCGCCACGCAGATCAAGGTGATGGCCTCGGGCGGCGTGGCCTCGCCCAACGATCCGATCCAGAACCTGGGCTATTCCGAGGCCGAACTGCGCGCCATCGTGGAAGAGGCCGACAACGCCAGCACCTACGTGATGGCGCATGCCTACACGCCGCGCGCCATCGCCCGCGCCGTGCGCTGCGGCGTGCGCACCATCGAGCACGGCAACCTGGTCGATGCGCCCACTGCCGAAATGATGGCCGAGAAGGGCGCCTTCATGGTCCCGACACTCGTCACGTATGAAGGCCTGGCCACCGAGGGCGAGCGCTACGGCCTGCCGGCAGTGTCCATCGCCAAGATCGACACGGTGCGCGGCCAGGGCAAGAAGGCCGTCGAGATCCTGGCCAGGGCCGGCGTGAAGATGGGCCTGGGCAGCGATCTGCTGGCCGAGACGCACTACCTGCAGTCCGACGAACTGCGCCTGCGCGCGCAGATTCTGGGCAACGGCCCGGTGCTGCAGCAGGCCACGCTGATCGGCGCCGAGATCCTGAACCAGCAGGGCCAGCTCGGCGAGATCACCGCGGGGGCCATCGCCGACCTGCTGCTGGTCGATGGCGACCCTCTGGCCGACATCAGCTGCCTGCTGGGCCAGGGCGAGCGCATCCGCGCGATCGTCAAGGACGGCGCTTTCGTCAAGAACACGCTCTGA
- a CDS encoding universal stress protein → MYTRILIATDGSPLSDQAVESGLSLAALAGASVVALKVVPRYPRSYFEGGAPVDAADAKRVEAQWTAAAQALLEQIKARGEADGVKVRAVVAKSDLIAESVIAAAKKHQCDLIVMASHGRKGLKRLLLGSETQHVLTHSHIPVLVLR, encoded by the coding sequence ATGTACACACGCATCCTCATCGCCACCGACGGCTCGCCCCTGTCCGACCAGGCCGTCGAGAGTGGGCTTTCGCTGGCCGCCCTGGCGGGCGCCTCTGTGGTGGCGCTGAAAGTGGTGCCCCGCTACCCGCGCAGCTACTTCGAGGGCGGCGCCCCCGTGGACGCAGCCGATGCCAAGCGGGTGGAAGCCCAGTGGACGGCCGCCGCCCAGGCCCTGCTGGAGCAGATCAAGGCGCGTGGCGAGGCCGACGGCGTCAAGGTGCGCGCGGTGGTCGCCAAGTCGGACCTGATCGCGGAATCCGTCATCGCGGCAGCGAAGAAGCATCAGTGCGACCTGATCGTGATGGCCTCGCACGGCCGCAAGGGCCTCAAGCGCCTGCTGCTGGGCAGCGAGACGCAGCACGTGCTGACGCACTCGCACATTCCGGTGCTGGTGCTGCGCTAG
- a CDS encoding ABC transporter substrate-binding protein, with product MQRRNLLKLGGAAAALQCLPSIGFSQQGDVFRIGSLTPITGAGSPYGPGMQQAIRLAVDEVNAAGGAGGRKLELFTEDSQTKPDAAVLAAKKLIEVNKVQAVLGTWASGVSLAVMPLTDAAGIIEMNVSGAPAISTLDTKDLVWRFQATNDRFGAAFAEICAKRGFKRPATMAFNNASGLGNVEGFTRVWEKRGGKVAAHVTYEPSRPSYRSELQKILAAKPDVIVMGSYLPDTTIILREWFQSGADNKWIIPGWAANPDLVKALGAEVCEGIISVETVSNEKSTSYAQFDAAFTKATGKSAATNIYAAMAYDMAISLALAMEAAGAKATVEQVNAKIRDVSNAPGTAVYSFAEGKAQLAKKAKVNYEGASSKLDFDKFGDATPDFGVYVIEKGQLVRRDVVSITM from the coding sequence ATGCAACGTAGAAACCTTCTGAAGCTCGGCGGCGCCGCAGCCGCCCTGCAATGCCTGCCTTCCATCGGCTTCAGCCAGCAGGGCGACGTGTTCCGCATCGGCTCGCTCACGCCCATCACCGGCGCGGGCAGCCCCTACGGCCCGGGCATGCAGCAGGCCATTCGCCTCGCGGTGGACGAGGTCAACGCCGCCGGCGGCGCGGGCGGCCGCAAGCTCGAGCTCTTCACCGAAGACTCGCAGACCAAGCCGGACGCGGCCGTGCTGGCCGCCAAGAAGCTGATCGAGGTGAACAAGGTGCAGGCCGTGCTGGGCACCTGGGCCTCCGGCGTGTCGCTGGCGGTGATGCCGCTGACCGATGCCGCCGGCATCATCGAGATGAACGTCTCGGGCGCACCGGCCATCTCCACGCTCGATACGAAGGACCTGGTCTGGCGCTTCCAGGCCACCAACGACCGCTTCGGCGCGGCGTTCGCCGAGATCTGCGCCAAGCGCGGCTTCAAGCGGCCCGCCACCATGGCGTTCAACAACGCCTCGGGCCTGGGCAACGTGGAAGGCTTCACCCGCGTGTGGGAAAAGCGCGGCGGCAAGGTGGCCGCGCACGTCACCTATGAACCCAGCCGCCCGAGCTACCGGAGCGAACTGCAGAAGATCCTGGCGGCCAAGCCCGACGTGATCGTGATGGGCTCGTACCTGCCCGACACCACCATCATCCTGCGCGAGTGGTTCCAGTCCGGTGCCGACAACAAGTGGATCATCCCCGGCTGGGCGGCCAACCCCGACCTGGTGAAGGCGCTGGGCGCCGAGGTCTGCGAAGGCATCATCTCGGTGGAAACCGTGTCGAACGAGAAGAGCACGTCGTACGCCCAGTTCGATGCCGCCTTCACCAAGGCCACGGGCAAGTCCGCCGCCACCAACATCTACGCCGCCATGGCCTACGACATGGCGATCTCGCTGGCCCTGGCCATGGAAGCCGCCGGCGCCAAGGCCACGGTGGAGCAGGTCAACGCCAAGATCCGCGACGTCTCCAACGCACCCGGCACGGCCGTGTATTCCTTCGCCGAAGGCAAGGCCCAGCTGGCCAAGAAGGCCAAGGTGAATTACGAGGGCGCCTCCAGCAAGCTCGACTTCGACAAGTTCGGCGATGCCACGCCCGACTTCGGCGTGTACGTGATCGAGAAGGGCCAGCTGGTCCGCCGCGACGTGGTGTCCATCACCATGTGA
- a CDS encoding ABC transporter ATP-binding protein: MSHENHGGKLLQIGQLRGGYSEVDIIHGIDLAVAPGQIVTIAGTNGAGKSTLVKALLGLLPRVAGSIHLDGRDITRLSAEDRFDAGLAYVPQVANVFPSLTVRENLQVVRGVKHLKQRMDQVLADFPALVERLPQPASNLSGGERQQLAFARALMPSPRIMVLDEPTAALAPSLVGKVFDMVQKLPAAGVAVLMVEQRARQALAISQQGYILDQGRCVLHGPAQELLEDQRMAQLYLGSH; the protein is encoded by the coding sequence ATGAGCCATGAGAACCACGGCGGCAAGCTGCTGCAGATCGGCCAGCTGCGCGGCGGCTATTCGGAAGTGGACATCATCCACGGCATCGACCTGGCCGTGGCGCCGGGCCAGATCGTGACCATCGCCGGCACCAACGGCGCGGGCAAGTCCACGCTGGTGAAGGCACTGCTGGGCCTGCTGCCGCGCGTGGCGGGCAGCATTCACCTGGATGGGCGCGACATCACGCGCCTGTCGGCGGAAGACCGCTTCGACGCCGGCCTGGCCTACGTGCCGCAGGTGGCGAACGTGTTTCCATCGCTCACGGTGCGCGAGAACCTGCAGGTGGTGCGTGGCGTTAAGCATCTCAAGCAGCGCATGGACCAGGTGCTGGCCGATTTCCCCGCGCTGGTCGAACGGCTGCCGCAACCGGCCAGCAACCTTTCGGGCGGCGAGCGCCAGCAACTGGCGTTTGCCCGCGCGCTGATGCCCTCGCCGCGCATCATGGTGCTGGACGAGCCCACGGCCGCGTTGGCGCCTTCGCTGGTCGGCAAGGTGTTCGACATGGTCCAGAAGCTGCCCGCTGCCGGCGTGGCCGTGCTGATGGTGGAGCAGCGCGCGCGGCAGGCGCTCGCCATCAGCCAGCAGGGCTACATCCTGGACCAGGGCCGCTGCGTGCTGCACGGCCCTGCGCAGGAACTGCTGGAGGACCAGCGCATGGCGCAGCTGTATCTGGGCAGCCACTGA
- a CDS encoding malonyl-CoA synthase, whose translation MSTSSQNLFQALRAAFPSDLDAVAVEAHAPDGTPLHYTWRDLDRASARMANLLASLKLPEGSRIAVQVEKSVEAMILYLATLRAGYVFLPLNTAYQSAEIEYFVGNAEPAVVVCSPANFGWVSKIAFTAGTQHVFTLGEDRNGSLLERAAHHGDEHTPVPRKADDLAAILYTSGTTGRSKGAMLTHGNLLSNAEVLKDYWGWKAGDVLIHALPIFHVHGLFVAIHGALINGSKMIWMAKFDPKAVLAAMPRATVFMGVPTLYVRLLAEHGLDKNATRHMRLFVAGSAPLLIETFKEWQDRTGHTILERYGMSETIMLTSNPYAADPRHGGQDERRGATVGFPLPGVGLRVVDDAGKALPTGEIGNIQVKGPNVFKGYWRMPEKTKEEFSADGWFKTGDVGKVDERGYVSIVGRSKDLIISGGYNVYPAEIEGYINEMPGVAESALVGVPHPDFGEVGVAVVIAKPGAQIDGDAIVAQLKGQLANFKIPKRCFVAKELPRNTMGKVQKNVLRDQHKGLFA comes from the coding sequence ATGAGCACTTCTTCCCAGAACCTGTTCCAAGCGCTGCGCGCAGCCTTTCCCTCCGATCTGGACGCGGTCGCCGTCGAGGCCCACGCGCCCGACGGTACGCCGCTCCACTACACCTGGCGCGACCTCGACCGCGCCAGCGCCCGCATGGCCAACCTGCTGGCCTCGCTGAAGCTGCCCGAGGGCAGCCGCATCGCCGTGCAGGTGGAGAAGTCGGTCGAGGCCATGATCCTGTACCTCGCCACGCTGCGGGCGGGCTACGTGTTCCTGCCGCTGAACACCGCCTACCAGAGCGCGGAGATCGAGTACTTCGTCGGCAACGCCGAGCCCGCCGTGGTGGTGTGCTCGCCCGCCAACTTCGGCTGGGTGTCCAAAATCGCCTTCACGGCCGGCACGCAGCATGTGTTCACGCTGGGCGAGGACCGCAACGGCAGCCTGCTGGAGCGCGCCGCGCACCACGGCGACGAACACACGCCGGTGCCGCGCAAGGCCGACGACCTGGCCGCCATCCTCTACACCAGCGGCACCACGGGGCGCAGCAAGGGCGCGATGCTCACGCACGGCAACCTGCTGTCCAACGCCGAAGTGCTCAAGGACTACTGGGGCTGGAAGGCTGGCGACGTGCTGATCCATGCGCTGCCCATCTTCCACGTGCACGGCCTGTTCGTGGCCATCCACGGCGCGCTGATCAACGGCAGCAAGATGATCTGGATGGCCAAGTTCGACCCCAAGGCCGTGCTGGCCGCGATGCCGCGCGCCACCGTCTTCATGGGCGTGCCCACGCTGTACGTGCGCCTGCTGGCCGAACACGGCCTGGACAAGAACGCCACGCGCCACATGCGCCTGTTCGTGGCGGGCTCCGCGCCGCTGCTGATCGAGACCTTCAAGGAATGGCAGGACCGCACGGGCCACACCATCCTGGAGCGCTATGGCATGAGCGAGACCATCATGCTCACCTCCAACCCCTATGCCGCCGACCCGCGCCATGGCGGGCAGGACGAGCGCCGCGGCGCCACGGTGGGCTTTCCCCTGCCGGGCGTGGGCCTGCGCGTGGTGGACGATGCCGGCAAGGCGCTGCCCACGGGCGAGATCGGCAACATCCAGGTGAAGGGCCCGAACGTGTTCAAGGGCTACTGGCGCATGCCCGAGAAGACGAAGGAAGAGTTCAGCGCCGATGGCTGGTTCAAGACCGGTGACGTCGGCAAGGTGGACGAACGCGGCTACGTGAGCATCGTCGGCCGCAGCAAGGACCTGATCATCAGCGGCGGCTACAACGTCTACCCGGCCGAGATCGAGGGCTACATCAACGAGATGCCCGGCGTGGCCGAAAGCGCGCTGGTGGGCGTGCCGCACCCCGACTTCGGCGAGGTGGGCGTGGCCGTGGTGATCGCCAAGCCCGGCGCTCAGATAGATGGCGACGCCATCGTCGCCCAGCTCAAGGGGCAGCTGGCCAACTTCAAGATTCCCAAGCGCTGCTTCGTCGCCAAGGAGCTGCCGCGCAACACCATGGGCAAGGTGCAGAAGAACGTGCTGCGCGACCAGCACAAGGGGCTCTTCGCCTGA
- a CDS encoding branched-chain amino acid ABC transporter permease → MIAYLCAIGIVALIYCLLALGLNLQFGLTRLVNFGVVAFFAVGAYTSGLLSLKGLPLPLCFVAAGILAGLLALPIGLLSLRLRDDYLAIVTLGFSEAVRITIQQESWLTNGVQGLPGLPKLFASWGGGVSDVAIFTLLAVIVGLVCWGTMRLTRSPFGRLLKAIGDDEAALSALGKDPARFKVQVFMLGAALAGLAGAFYAHFITFITPEQFIPLITFYVWMGLVMGGSGSVRGAMFGSLLLMVFLEGSRFAKDWVPGVSEVGMASLRLAAVGLALILITLYRPNGLFGGSSK, encoded by the coding sequence ATGATTGCCTATCTCTGTGCCATCGGCATCGTCGCGCTCATCTACTGCCTGCTGGCGCTGGGCCTGAACCTGCAGTTCGGGCTGACCCGGCTGGTCAACTTCGGCGTGGTGGCGTTCTTCGCCGTGGGCGCCTACACCTCGGGTCTGCTGTCGCTCAAGGGGCTGCCGCTGCCGCTGTGCTTTGTCGCGGCTGGCATCCTAGCCGGCCTGCTGGCGCTGCCCATCGGCCTCTTGTCGCTGCGGCTGCGCGACGACTACCTCGCCATCGTCACGCTCGGCTTTTCGGAAGCCGTGCGCATCACCATCCAGCAGGAGAGCTGGCTCACCAACGGCGTGCAGGGCCTACCGGGCCTGCCCAAGCTGTTCGCCAGCTGGGGCGGCGGTGTGTCCGACGTGGCCATCTTCACGTTGCTGGCGGTGATCGTCGGGCTGGTCTGCTGGGGCACGATGCGGCTCACGCGCAGCCCGTTCGGCCGGCTGCTGAAAGCCATCGGCGACGACGAGGCCGCGCTCTCGGCCCTGGGCAAGGACCCGGCGCGCTTCAAGGTGCAGGTGTTCATGCTGGGCGCGGCGCTGGCCGGCCTGGCGGGCGCCTTCTATGCGCACTTCATCACCTTCATCACCCCGGAGCAGTTCATCCCGCTGATCACCTTCTACGTGTGGATGGGGCTGGTCATGGGCGGCTCGGGCTCGGTGCGCGGCGCCATGTTCGGCTCGCTGCTGCTGATGGTGTTCCTGGAGGGTTCGCGCTTCGCCAAGGACTGGGTGCCGGGCGTGTCGGAAGTCGGCATGGCCAGCCTGCGCCTGGCCGCCGTGGGCCTGGCGCTGATCCTGATCACGCTCTACCGGCCCAACGGTTTGTTCGGAGGCTCGTCGAAATGA